A single window of Salvia splendens isolate huo1 chromosome 6, SspV2, whole genome shotgun sequence DNA harbors:
- the LOC121806847 gene encoding pantothenate kinase 1-like, translating to METVGTHVANSGDTELKSSDRDHVSHLSLDIGGSLIKMVYFSSGSSSSSEDDDDDDDDEKHNYLKDGINTSNHDGSRGKLHFLKFETSKISECINFISSKHLQHYGDQDDKDLASDENIVKATGGGAFKFADLFKEKLGIVLDKVDEMSCLVAGANFLLKAVNHEAFTYTDGQKDYVKINHKDLYPYLLVNVGSGVSMIKVDGDNDYERVSGTSVGGGTFWGLGRLLTKCQSFDELLELSRQGNNRVIDMLVGDIYGGMDYSKIGLTSTAIASSFGKAISEKKELDDYRPEDVARSLLRMISNNIGQIAYLNALRFGLKRIFFGGFFIRGHAYTMDTISVAVNFWSKGEAKALFLRHEGFLGALGAFMNYEKNGFTDITHQFMEQSCEKSNLTP from the exons ATGGAGACTGTTGGAACTCATGTTGCGAATTCGGGAGACACGGAATTGAAGTCCAGTGATCGTGATCACGTTTCGCATCTTTCTCTTGATATAGGAG GTTCTCTAATAAAGATGGTTTACTTCTCAAGTGGCAGTAGCTCCTCCtctgaagatgatgatgatgatgatgatgatgagaaaCACAACTATTTAAAGGATGGAATTAACACATCCAATCATGATGGCTCCAGGGGGAAACTTCACTTTCTCAAGTTTGAAACCAGCAAAATCAGCGAATGCATCAACTTTATATCTTCCAAGCACCTTCAACACTATG GTGATCAGGATGATAAGGACCTTGCCAGTGACGAAAATATTGTTAAg GCCACAGGTGGCGGGGCATTTAAATTTGCCGATTTATTTAAAGAAAAGCTAGGTATCGTTCTGGACAAGGTTGACGAAATGAGCTGCCTTGTTGCTGGAGCTAATTTCCTGCTTAAG GCAGTGAACCATGAAGCATTTACCTATACGGATGGCCAGAAGGACTATGTCAAGATTAACCACAAAGATCTTTACCCTTATCTCCTAGTCAATGTGGGGTCTGGAGTCAGCATGATCAAG GTAGATGGTGACAACGATTATGAGCGAGTCAGTGGAACAAGTGTTGGTGGCGGCACATTCTGGGGTTTGGGAAGACTTTTAACCAAGTGCCAAAG TTTCGATGAGTTGTTAGAACTGAGTCGCCAAGGAAACAATAGAGTGATAGACATGCTTGTTGGAGACATATATGGTGGAATGGATTACTCAAAG ATTGGTCTTACGTCAACGGCAATTGCTTCTAGCTTTGGCAAGGCAATATCAGAAAAGAAAGAACTTGATGATTACAGACCCGAGGATGTAGCGAGGTCCCTACTAAGAATGATCTCAAACAATATCGGACAG ATCGCTTACTTGAACGCATTACGTTTCGGATTGAAGAGGATATTTTTTGGAGGATTTTTCATTCGGGGACATGCATACACAATGGATACAATTTCTGTTGCAGTTAATTTTTG GTCAAAAGGTGAAGCAAAAGCTTTATTTTTGAGGCATGAAGGGTTTCTTGGGGCATTGGGAGCTTTCATGAACTATGAGAAAAATGGATTTACAGACATCACTCATCAATTCATGGAACAATCCTGCGAAAAGTCGAACCTAACCCCATAA
- the LOC121806534 gene encoding ADP-ribosylation factor 2 isoform X2 has product MGLTFTKLFSRLFAKKEMRILMVGLDAAGKTTILYKLKLGEIVTTIPTIGFNVETVEYKNISFTVWDVGGQDKIRPLWRHYFQNTQGLIFVVDSNDRDRVVEARDELHRMLNEDELRDAVLLVFANKQDLPNAMNAAEITDKLGLHSLRQRHWYIQSTCATSGEGLYEGLDWLSNNIANKA; this is encoded by the exons ATGGGGCTGACTTTCACTAAGCTGTTTAGCCGGCTTTTTGCTAAGAAGGAGATGCGAATTTTGATGGTTGGCCTTGATGCTGCTGGTAAGACCACCATCTTGTACAAGCTCAAGCTCGGAGAGATTGTCACCACCATCCCAACCATTG GTTTCAATGTGGAGACTGTCGAATACAAGAACATCAGCTTCACTGTGTGGGATGTTGGGGGTCAGGACAAG ATCCGCCCATTGTGGAGGCACTACTTCCAAAACACACAGGGTCTCATTTTTGTGGTGGACAGCAATGACAGGGACCGTGTTGTGGAGGCAAGGGATGAATTGCATAGGATGTTAAATGAG GATGAGCTGAGGGACGCTGTGCTACTTGTATTTGCAAACAAGCAAGATCTTCCCAATGCAATGAATGCTGCCGAAATTACTGACAAGCTCGGCCTGCACTCACTGAGACAGCGTCACTG GTACATCCAGAGCACCTGTGCTACCTCCGGGGAGGGGCTCTACGAGGGGCTGGATTGGCTCTCTAACAATATAGCTAACAAG GCTTAA
- the LOC121806534 gene encoding ADP-ribosylation factor 2 isoform X1, whose translation MGLTFTKLFSRLFAKKEMRILMVGLDAAGKTTILYKLKLGEIVTTIPTIGFNVETVEYKNISFTVWDVGGQDKIRPLWRHYFQNTQGLIFVVDSNDRDRVVEARDELHRMLNEDELRDAVLLVFANKQDLPNAMNAAEITDKLGLHSLRQRHWYIQSTCATSGEGLYEGLDWLSNNIANKASS comes from the exons ATGGGGCTGACTTTCACTAAGCTGTTTAGCCGGCTTTTTGCTAAGAAGGAGATGCGAATTTTGATGGTTGGCCTTGATGCTGCTGGTAAGACCACCATCTTGTACAAGCTCAAGCTCGGAGAGATTGTCACCACCATCCCAACCATTG GTTTCAATGTGGAGACTGTCGAATACAAGAACATCAGCTTCACTGTGTGGGATGTTGGGGGTCAGGACAAG ATCCGCCCATTGTGGAGGCACTACTTCCAAAACACACAGGGTCTCATTTTTGTGGTGGACAGCAATGACAGGGACCGTGTTGTGGAGGCAAGGGATGAATTGCATAGGATGTTAAATGAG GATGAGCTGAGGGACGCTGTGCTACTTGTATTTGCAAACAAGCAAGATCTTCCCAATGCAATGAATGCTGCCGAAATTACTGACAAGCTCGGCCTGCACTCACTGAGACAGCGTCACTG GTACATCCAGAGCACCTGTGCTACCTCCGGGGAGGGGCTCTACGAGGGGCTGGATTGGCTCTCTAACAATATAGCTAACAAGGCAAGTTCTTGA
- the LOC121807326 gene encoding putative FBD-associated F-box protein At5g22720: MEKYSQFVVNAYSPPPPPRPLLEAAEAEDGEDRLSALPDSLCHQIVSLLPATEARRTAFLSRRWRYIWCACPSFDFDEREFHGRPLPLLHRYRSRLNFIRFVDGAIHHRRRFFDDLTLDRFRVSIRFFEELEPHLDQWIAFALEKSVKELSVIAEMKDLIAIAEFFQPFRLPYELPAAVFSARSIQTLDLVFCDLRRVPAASISLPLLKNLDMVNVHLSDSILEGIISTSPLLEKISLSLVSGLKNLRISGENLKMAVVLKCSPLSNVTVAAPKLESLLFRGKRHSLDKIDLSGCRNLRFLWLQRATNLTDDGLEKIVRRNPKLEVMILSHCPGLKDAFINSPKLWMLVLFKCKHLNSVKIQAPSLTALEYSGHVVSFREVAASPKLDAVVHVDGAEISSRWYGKLRDMCGKLEGCRKLWIKCEHDIDLIIPHDMRERLQPQLHGLKELKVHVRSGILNLAVLEDGIRWIFPGLRNLYVESDGFTHHFCYDDNAH; encoded by the coding sequence ATGGAGAAATATTCCCAATTTGTCGTCAACGCCTActctccccctccccctccccgCCCACTGCTGGAGGCCGCTGAGGCTGAGGATGGCGAAGACAGACTCTCCGCCCTCCCCGACTCCCTCTGCCACCAGATCGTGTCGCTCCTGCCCGCCACCGAGGCCAGGCGGACGGCGTTCCTCTCTCGCCGCTGGCGCTACATCTGGTGCGCCTGCCCTTCCTTCGACTTCGACGAGAGGGAATTCCACGGCCGccccctccccctcctccaCCGTTACCGCAGCCGCCTCAATTTCATCCGATTCGTCGACGGCGCCATCCACCACCGCCGCAGATTCTTCGACGACCTCACCCTCGACCGATTCAGAGTCTCGATCCGCTTCTTCGAGGAGCTCGAGCCGCACCTCGATCAGTGGATCGCCTTCGCCCTGGAGAAGAGCGTCAAGGAGCTCAGCGTGATCGCCGAGATGAAGGATCTCATCGCGATCGCGGAGTTTTTCCAGCCCTTCAGACTGCCGTACGAGCTTCCCGCCGCCGTCTTCTCCGCGAGATCGATCCAAACCCTAGATCTGGTCTTCTGCGATCTCCGCCGCGTCCCCGCCGCCTCGATCTCTCTGCCGCTTCTCAAAAACCTAGATATGGTGAACGTCCATTTGAGCgattccattttggaaggaATTATCTCCACAAGCCCGCTCCTCGAGAAAATCAGCCTCTCCCTTGTCTCCGGCCTCAAAAACCTCCGAATCTCCGGCGAGAATCTCAAAATGGCGGTGGTTCTAAAATGCTCGCCGCTTTCAAACGTAACCGTCGCCGCTCCGAAACTGGAATCGCTTCTCTTCAGAGGGAAGCGCCACAGCCTTGACAAAATCGACTTATCGGGCTGCCGGAATCTCCGGTTCCTGTGGCTGCAGCGCGCCACCAATCTAACCGACGACGGCCTTGAAAAAATAGTCAGGCGAAACCCGAAGCTCGAGGTGATGATCCTATCCCACTGCCCCGGGTTAAAAGACGcgtttatcaactcccccaaactatGGATGCTGGTGCTGTTCAAGTGCAAGCACCTGAACAGCGTCAAAATCCAGGCTCCGTCACTGACCGCGCTCGAGTACTCGGGCCACGTGGTCTCGTTTAGAGAGGTGGCGGCGTCGCCGAAGCTGGACGCGGTGGTCCACGTGGACGGGGCAGAGATATCGAGCAGGTGGTACGGGAAGCTGAGGGACATGTGCGGGAAGCTGGAGGGGTGCAGGAAGTTGTGGATCAAGTGTGAACACGACATTGACTTGATCATACCGCACGACATGCGGGAGAGGCTGCAGCCGCAGCTACATGGGCTGAAGGAGCTCAAGGTCCACGTGCGCAGCGGGATTCTCAATCTTGCGGTGCTTGAAGATGGGATTCGGTGGATCTTTCCTGGCTTGAGGAATCTGTACGTGGAATCTGATGGATTCACGCACCATTTTTGCTACGATGACAATGCCCATTAG
- the LOC121807599 gene encoding E3 ubiquitin-protein ligase BOI-like, translating to MFRGNNSNTASPSFLENHLQYLADVSNQLQSCGNLPVKFHSDPVNYLGSNNNAPFLLSNKCRRDAEAIPRLQNYPFSLSNKTSNDESERRASTLNLNPVSTGLRLSYDDEERNSSITSASGSLTVASSVFPYLSNDIKSELDHQKEELNHFIRTQEENMVKGIRATRQRHMASFAAVEKRVTTKLREDIELETITRRNKELVESMKQATSEAQNWCYMAKYNESVVNVLKTNLEQAMRGSNAGKEGRGESDADDAASCVDPNNYLSVSAPTKKDLICKACKGKEVSILLMPCRHFCLCRECQAFATVCPVCQMITTASFEVHLS from the exons ATGTTCAGAGGCAACAACAGCAACACTGCTTCCCCATCGTTTCTTGAAAACCATCTTCAATACCTGGCAGATGTCTCAAATCAGCTGCAATCATGTGGAAACT TACCTGTGAAATTTCATTCGGACCCAGTAAATTATCTTGGAAGTAACAACAACGCTCCATTCCTCCTGTCGAATAAATGTAGAAGGGATGCTGAAGCCATTCCGAGGCTGCAAAATTATCCATTTTCCTTGAGCAATAAAACTTCAAATGATGAATCGGAGAGAAGAGCCAGCACGTTGAACCTAAATCCCGTGTCCACTGGTTTAAGACTCTCTTATGATGACGAGGAGCGGAACTCCTCCATCACTTCTGCAAGTGGAAGCCTGACGGTAGCATCGTCAGTTTTTCCTTATCTGAGCAATGACATAAAAAGTGAACTTGATCATCAAAAGGAAGAACTAAACCACTTTATCAGAACTCAG GAAGAAAATATGGTGAAAGGGATCCGAGCCACGAGGCAGAGACACATGGCTTCTTTCGCAGCTGTAGAGAAACGCGTAACCACAAAGCTGCGCGAAGACATTGAGCTGGAGACCATAACCCGCAGAAACAAAGAACTGGTTGAGAGCATGAAGCAAGCAACGAGTGAGGCCCAGAACTGGTGCTATATGGCCAAGTACAACGAGTCAGTCGTGAATGTTCTGAAAACCAATCTCGAGCAAGCCATGCGGGGGTCAAACGCAGGCAAAGAAGGGCGTGGAGAGAGCGATGCCGATGACGCTGCGTCTTGCGTTGATCCGAACAACTACCTCAGCGTCTCCGCTCCCACGAAGAAAGACCTCATCTGTAAAGCTTGCAAAGGCAAGGAGGTATCCATTCTGTTAATGCCGTGTAGACATTTCTGTTTGTGTAGAGAGTGTCAAGCCTTTGCAACTGTTTGTCCTGTCTGTCAGATGATTACAACTGCTAGTTTCGAGGTCCATCTATCTTGA